A stretch of Babesia bigemina genome assembly Bbig001, chromosome : III DNA encodes these proteins:
- a CDS encoding small GTP-binding protein, putative — MSSKKSYKTVLLGDASVGKSSFAVRLTRGEFSDSTNSTIGAAFFTHTVRCSVPAAAGAADSAAAPRDRASQPGRDQASGRGVPGASSYSPDDAPAGQVSVKFDIWDTAGQERFKSIAPIYYRGAACAIVILDVSSSQSLQHAASWVNQLRVANSNETIVVLVANKVDLLGANEEHARTLENARSYAQEQALLFVETSAKTGQNISAVFEMLAQEILRNPKRFEHPSASKASRALNVNESSSRMIKLNCCDSA, encoded by the coding sequence ATGAGTTCCAAGAAGAGCTACAAGACAGTCCTGCTGGGTGATGCCTCCGTGGGCAAATCCAGCTTCGCCGTGCGCCTGACGCGTGGCGAGTTCTCGGACAGCACGAACTCCACCATCGGCGCGGCGTTCTTCACGCACACGGTCCGCTGCAGCgtgcctgctgcagcaggcgccGCAGAcagcgccgcggcgccgcGCGACCGTGCATCGCAACCGGGCCGTGACCAGGCCTCCGGGCGGGGCGTGCCCGGCGCTTCATCGTATTCGCCCGACGATGCCCCGGCGGGGCAGGTCAGCGTGAAGTTCGACATCTGGGACACCGCGGGCCAGGAGCGCTTCAAGAGTATCGCACCCATCTACTACCGCGGCGCGGCGTGCGCCATCGTAATCCTGGACGTCTCCTCATCGCAGAGTCTGCAGCATGCTGCTTCGTGGGTGAACCAGCTGCGCGTCGCGAACTCCAACGAGACCATCGTGGTGCTGGTGGCCAACAAGGTGGACCTGCTGGGCGCCAACGAGGAGCACGCGCGCACGCTGGAGAACGCGCGCTCCTACGCGCAGGagcaggcgctgctctTCGTCGAGACCAGCGCCAAGACCGGGCAGAACATCTCGGCGGTGTTCGAGATGCTGGCCCAGGAGATCCTGCGCAACCCCAAGCGCTTCGAGCACCCCTCCGCTTCGAAGGCCTCGAGGGCGCTGAATGTGAACGAGTCGAGTTCGCGTATGATAAAATTGAACTGCTGTGACAGCGCGTGA
- a CDS encoding membrane protein, putative, protein MTHAVLNRSYKSPLRGAACLLALLIGAAVRPASAVIISPVRQCIDKGGRSVAEGDCEWRSHTNIDVKGGEETASYVLRRKDKPNSGLYIHIQTSLTTLSYELEYIMDVPSQYREHNRSVDYSAMTGGCNNCDALELEICSKPDALPPSIQESFNNKACCVCGVNVTDYSPRADFSCTGFGAAFMHGKCVSMSCLEVVGPWYSIFKPAYPPTIHRRVFVDVYAFDGDAGVVPDVAKNGYYTSDDADETRYLKEAVYKDKHLKATLSAEKQAVKNEELDVTLTIITQQWLDGNAPQKMDKFVAVPSWPETDKTVQGSSRKYNCDQEGRDPHECEHDDVRCRMEKCALNVRTIESDAIDTTGTQCDKIGVSMGTWGNEGRLCNTAPNSCIQNQLGWYLSERKERALLPKLYGVQPMLARREVRKSKQAAAMEEPEDLAEESRSPTAKSAWRGPATYGAEDEGEEDEDEDEDQEPDEWHDDTYVHAVAYSIAKADTSRIEINTFDATVTQIIAEAVGFIVSATMDGPCKVASHEACTMKIVTKNAGKIRAKFSHRIQCYEAEKPHTSPAASSEEQSVQVEPNSTTSSVVPIKILSGEGSDKLECEVQLYSSTVSLLETFVVKASLATPTITVGPDVRSFDKFTDTSKEDHALKIGAMLSDNMCTCNAGEVGCFFRNFGKCMRHAFNKYYTWFVLGITGLSFLALLPVFIPLARVVFGKISEGRARARIRREAAQEIERIRREFHHDEERYGRPEFRSRHSDEV, encoded by the exons ATGACGCATGCCGTGCTGAACCGGTCCTACAAGTCGCCGCTGCGAGGAGCAGCATGCctgctggcgctgctgatCGGGGCCGCGGTGCGGCCGGCGTCGGCCGTCATCATCAGCCCCGTGAGACAGTGCATCGACAAGGGCGGCCGCAGCGTCGCCGAAGGCGACTGCGAGTGGCGTTCGCACACCAACATCGACGTGAAGGGTGGAGAG GAAACAGCGAGCTACGTGCTCAGGCGCAAGGACAAGCCCAACAGCGGGCTCTACATACACATCCAAACGTCGTTAACCACTCTGTCGTACGAGCTGGAGTACATCATG GACGTGCCGTCCCAGTACCGGGAGCACAACCGCAGCGTGGACTACTCGGCGATGACGGGCGGCTGCAACAACTGCGATGCGCTTGAGCTGGAGATTTGCTCCAAGCCCGACGCCCTGCCGCCGAGCATACAGGAGAGCTTCAACAACAAGGCGTGCTGCGTGTGTGGTGTCAACGTCACGGACTACTCCCCCCGCGCCGACTTCTCCTGCACCGGCTTCGGGGCCGCCTTCATGCACGGCAAGTGCGTGTCCATGAGCTGCCTCGAGGTCGTCGGGCCGTGGTACTCCATTTTCAAGCCCGCCTACCCGCCGACCATACACCGGAGGGTGTTCGTCGACGTGTACGCCTTCGACGGAGACGCCGGCGTGGTGCCAGACG TTGCGAAGAATGGGTACTACACGAGCGACGACGCGGACGAAACGCGTTACCTCAAGGAAGCCGTCTACAAGGACAAGCACCTCAAGGCCACCCTCTCCGCCGAGAAGCAAGCGGTCAAGAACGAGGAGCTCGATGTCACGCTGACGATCATCACGCAGCAGTGGCTCGACGGTAACGCGCCGCAGAAGATGGACAAGTTCGTCGCCGTGCCTTCGTGGCCGGAGACCGACAAGACCGTGCAGGGGAGCTCGAGGAAG TACAATTGCGACCAGGAGGGCCGGGACCCGCACGAATGCGAGCACGACGACGTCCGCTGCCGCATGGAGAAGTGCGCCCTGAACGTGCGCACCATCGAGTCGGACGCCATCGACACCACGGGCACGCAGTGCGACAAGATCGGCGTGTCGATGGGCACGTGGGGCAACGAGGGCAGGCTGTGCAACACCGCGCCGAACAGCTGCATCCAGAACCAGCTGGGCTGGTACCTCAGCGAGCGAAAGGAACGG gcgctgctgccgaaGCTGTACGGCGTCCAGCCGATGCTGGCGCGAAGGGAGGTGCGCAAATCGAAGCAGGCGGCCGCCATGGAGGAGCCGGAGGACTTGGCCGAGGAATCCCGCAGCCCCACGGCCAAGAGCGCTTGGAGGGGCCCCGCGACTTACGGCGCTGAAGACGAAGGTGAGGAAGACGAAGACGAAGACGAAGACCAAGAACCCGACGAGTGGCACGACGACACCTACGTGCACGCCGTCGCGTACTCCATAGCGAAGGCGGACACGTCGCGAATCGAAATCAACACCTTCGACGCCACCGTCACCCAGATCATCGCGGAGGCGGTGGGGTTCATCGTGAGCGCCACCATGGACGGGCCGTGCAAGGTGGCGAGCCACGAGGCGTGCACGATGAAGATCGTGACCAAGAACGCCGGGAAGATACGCGCCAAGTTCAGCCACCGCATCCAGTGCTACGAGGCCGAGAAGCCTCACACGAGCCCCGCGGCCTCTTCGGAGGAGCAGAGCGTGCAGGTGGAGCCGAACAGCACGACGTCGTCGGTGGTGCCGATCAAGATCCTCTCCGGCGAGGGCTCGGACAAGCTGGAGTGCGAGGTGCAGTTGTACTCATCGACGGTCAGCCTGCTCGAAACGTTCGTGGTCAAGGCGTCGCTCGCCACGCCCACCATCACCGTGGGCCCGGACGTCCGCTCGTTCGACAAATTCACCGACACGTCCAAGGAGGACCACGCGCTGAAGATCGGTGCCATGCTGTCGGACAACATGTGCACCTGCAACGCGGGCGAGGTGGGCTGCTTCTTCCGCAATTTCGGAAAGTGCATGAGACACGCCTTCAACAAGTACTACACTTGGTTCGTGCTGGGCATCACGGGGCTCAGCTTCctcgcgctgctgccggtGTTCATCCCGCTGGCGCGCGTGGTCTTCGGCAAGATCTCGGAGGGCCGCGCCCGCGCCAGGATCCGGCGTGAGGCCGCGCAGGAGATCGAGCGGATCCGGCGCGAGTTCCATCACGACGAGGAGAGGTACGGCCGGCCGGAGTTCAGGTCGCGCCATAGCGACGAGGTGTAG
- a CDS encoding tRNA synthetases class I (I, L, M and V) family protein, putative, translated as MPCKGAVRLITPPPNLTGDLHVGNALNLVCSDIYLRHAELSNREVYARFCSDHAGQGLERIVNRGVGVDKPPGQRLRCALRHCKTVSDDHMDTLSSLGVDWLYGGWTLGRRSKEVTRHAFVSLYRGGHLAEKLYPTFAKVTDEVVTFLDSADVDLVRQPKKLYAVDLKLVDDGGSQPAAASSDAGSPDGHPSRHSDSEDYITVHTTKPALLHASAAVAVSDSTSGRLKGKAAVLPGSHRRIPLIASGGVDDDRATLVMPGYLFEDYQLALKHGLDVIDITDERGRLKNVVPELENLTIAEAERKIIDGFAEVATVEEPSPTLLGDPSCDVYTLPAPHWLLDVSAISGPALDAMAGLEVDPPSRSSMLRQRVASTQPWCISRYGWWGLRVPVWYLRKDGVSIPFPAQSQSEAEQMVAQYLQCSISDALSRGYAIEQDTRTLDTWFTSALWPITTTPDTYSPPLAPESFDSITLSDGIPLEGVVVNREAGGEVDEGSTLEEDAMASMEANQKDGVDRGGASNYDFVDQKGASNCDFVDQGGASNCDFVDQKGASNCDFVDQGGTPKRDLALSHAATLCDANATRVLYTCYDILHSWVARMLLLCTWFSKGKLPFDKLVLHGLVNDSSGRKMSKSEGNTVTAKEFVEGFGQLPGFPDLSKPSEIDILIAKAVGKSVKHTSPLAMAQARLVLATAASKANVCHDLGGYADRVKSLLKKVANITKYVSNASKQHGLDHMWDVSPDEVGKTFVERLVAAGLSRAGRAVGDCIETFSFRRAFENLEQYVSVFSEYAIPSHRHGDMGIGALATGYRDLLRLLMPFTPQLVTAMPIPIGMKDTGELFEWPTFGAPVAEDERAFDVLESVIRQLRRHALEGSENAKVEAPEDLRGAVEAHRPLLTYLLKLTYNTVIHFNVQS; from the exons ATGCCTT GTAAAGGCGCAGTCCGTCTGATAACGCCTCCAcctaacctaactggcgaCCTCCACGTGGGCAATGCGTTGAACCTCGTGTGTAGCGACATATATCTACGCCACGCGGAGCTGTCGAATCGTGAAGTCTACGCGCGTTTCTGCAGCGACCATGCCGGCCAGGGTTTGGAGCGCATTGTCAACCGCGGCGTCGGCGTGGACAAGCCACCCGGCCAAAGGCTGCGGTGCGCATTGCGCCACTGCAAAACAGTGTCAGACGACCACATGGATACTCTGTCCAGCCTAGGTGTCGATTGGCTTTACGGAGGCTGGACCTTGGGGCGGCGGAGCAAGGAGGTGACCAGGCATGCGTTCGTCAGCCTGTACCGCGGGGGGCACCTCGCTGAAAAATTGTATCCTACCTTCGCCAAGGTCACCGACGAGGTGGTCACGTTTCTAGACTCCGCCGACGTCGACTTAGTAAGGCAACCCAAGAAGCTGTACGCTGTTGATCTGAAGCTGGTCGATGATGGCGGGAGCCAACCCGCCGCCGCATCCTCGGACGCGGGATCCCCCGACGGCCATCCATCGCGGCACTCCGATAGTGAAGATTACATCACGGTGCACACGACGAAACCCGCACTGCTTCACGCCTCGGCAGCCGTCGCCGTGTCGGACTCGACTTCGGGCAGGCTCAAGGGCAAGGCGGCGGTGCTCCCAGGATCGCACAGGCGCATTCCCCTGATCGCCTCAGGGGGAGTTGACGACGACCGAGCTACGCTTGTCATGCCAGGGTACCTGTTTGAGGATTACCAGCTGGCGTTGAAACATGGGCTCGACGTGATCGACATCACCGATGAGCGTGGTCGCCTGAAGAACGTCGTTCCAGAGCTCGAAAATCTGACCATTGCAGAGGCTGAAAGGAAGATTATCGACGGCTTTGCCGAGGTAGCGACGGTGGAGGAGCCGTCACCCACGCTGCTCGGCGACCCGAGCTGCGATGTATACACGCTGCCCGCACCTCACTGGCTGCTCGACGTGAGCGCCATATCTGGTCCGGCTTTGGACGCGATGGCTGGGCTGGAAGTCGACCCCCCAAGCCGCAGCTCGATGCTGCGCCAACGTGTGGCGTCAACGCAGCCTTGGTGCATCAGCCGATACGGCTGGTGGGGGCTGCGTGTCCCCGTGTGGTACCTGAGGAAAGACGGAGTCTCCATACCCTTCCCGGCGCAATCGCAATCGGAAGCAGAGCAAATGGTTGCGCAGTATCTGCAGTGTTCAATTTCGGACGCATTGAGCAGAGGTTACGCGATCGAGCAGGACACACGGACCCTCGACACCTGGTTCACATCTGCGCTCTGGCCCATAACTACCACCCCTGACACCTATTCACCACCATTGGCGCCTGAATCGTTCGATTCCATCACTTTAAGCGACGGGATTCCCTTGGAAGGCGTTGTTGTTAACCGTGAAGCAGGTGGCGAAGTCGACGAGGGTAGCACCTTGGAGGAGGATGCCATGGCCTCCATGGAAGCCAACCAAAAGGATGGTGTGGATCGGGGAGGTGCTTCTAATTATGATTTTGTGGATCAGAAAGGCGCTTCTAATTGTGATTTTGTGGATCAGGGAGGCGCTTCTAATTGTGATTTTGTGGATCAGAAAGGCGCTTCTAATTGTGATTTTGTGGATCAGGGAGGTACTCCCAAACGTGATCTGGCGCTATCCCACGCCGCAACGCTGTGTGATGCGAATGCCACCAGGGTGTTGTATACGTGTTACGACATCCTTCACTCCTGGGTGGCCCGCATGCTGCTACTGTGCACGTGGTTCTCGAAGGGCAAGCTGCCGTTTGACAAGTTGGTGTTACACGGGCTTGTCAACGACTCCTCCGGCCGGAAGATGAGCAAGTCTGAGGGCAACACCGTGACGGCTAAGGAATTCGTGGAGGGTTTCGGCCAGCTGCCAGGCTTCCCAGACCTCAGCAAACCTAGTGAAATCGACATTCTGATCGCGAAGGCTGTCGGTAAAAGCGTGAAGCATACCAGCCCGCTGGCAATGGCCCAGGCACGGCTGGTGCTGGCCACGGCCGCCTCCAAAGCCAACGTCTGCCACGATCTGGGCGGCTACGCCGACCGCGTGAAAAGCCTGCTCAAGAAGGTAGCCAACATCACAAAGTACGTCAGCAACGCAAGCAAGCAGCACGGCCTCGATCACATGTGGGACGTGTCGCCTGATGAGGTGGGCAAAACGTTCGTGGAGCGGCTGGTGGCGGCCGGACTCTCGAGGGCCGGTAGGGCAGTTGGTGATTGCATCGAAACCTTTTCGTTCCGCAGGGCGTTCGAGAATCTAGAGCAGTACGTGTCGGTATTCTCGGAGTACGCAATCCCCAGCCACCGGCACGGCGACATGGGCATTGGAGCTCTGGCCACGGGCTACCGGGACCTCCTGAGGCTGCTGATGCCGTTCACCCCCCAACTAGTGACTGCTATGCCCATACCGATCGGCATGAAGGACACCGGCGAGCTGTTCGAATGGCCGACGTTCGGCGCCCCCGTCGCCGAGGACGAGCGCGCCTTCGACGTGCTCGAAAGCGTCATtcggcagctgcgcaggcACGCACTGGAAGGCTCCGAAAACGCCAAAGTCGAGGCTCCGGAGGACCTCAGGGGCGCGGTCGAAGCGCACCGCCCGCTGCTGACATACCTGCTCAAGCTTACGTACAACACGGTCATACATTTTAATGTACAGTCCTAG